The stretch of DNA ATCGATATTGGATGGTATACAATGGAGAAGTCTACAATTTTATTGAATTGAGAGATGAATTGACCAAATTAGGGCATTCTTTTCGTTCGGATAGCGATTCAGAAGTTGTTTTAGCGGCTTATACCGAGTGGGGGGGCGATTGTGTGAATAGATTTAATGGAATGTGGGCGATTGCTATCTTAGATCGACACAAAAAAGAATTGTTCTTATCCAGAGATCGTTTTGGCATCAAACCATTTTATTACACCAATGCCAATGGTGTTTTTGCCTTTGCTTCAGAGTCCATTGCTTTTCATAAATTACACGGATTTAAAAAAGAATTCCATAAAAATAACCTCCTTTATAACATTACCAATCCTTACTCTTTGGAGGGAACAGGACAGACAATTTATAAAGACCTCTATCAAATCAATGCTGGGCACAGCGCAGTACTTGATTTAAAAACAGGAGCTTTTAATGAATATCAATGGTGGGATACGTTTAAAAATCAAGTGGAGGTTCCCACAAAATATGAGGATCAAGTTGCTGTCTTTAGAGAGCTGGTTGAAGATGCTACAAGAATAAGAATGAGAAGCGATGTGCCATTGGCTAGCGCACTGAGTGGGGGAGTGGATTCTTCGGCGGTTTATTGTTTGATTAATCACATTATGAAAAAGCAAGATGTCCGTCGTGTTCACAGCGATTGGCAGAAGGCTTATAACATTGGTTTTCCAGGTTCTATCTTTGACGAAAGCCATTTTGCACAGCAAGTAATTGATTATACAGGCGGACAAGGACGTTTTTTATTGCCAGATTACTCTAATTTGGTAGATGATATTGTTGCCTCGACCTTGTTGTTTGACAATATCTATAACATCCCCATTTATCCACTGTCTATGGTTTATGGAGGGATGCAACAGGATGGCTATAAGATCTCAATGGATGGTCATGGAGTAGATGAAATGATGTTTGGTTATAGAGCATCTATCAAAGGAGTTTATCGAGATGCGCTCCAAAGTGGAAATAAAGAGCAAGAGCAGGCGATCAGAGAAACTTATATTGGTATGTTTCCAAAAGAAGAACAGAGCAAACAAGCCAAATTGTTAGAGGCTTTGGGGCATACTCAAAAAGAAAAATTGAATTTATTGCAACGAGGGATACGAAAGGTTGGTCGCTTCTTGAATCAAGAAAAGCCTTCACCTTCTTTCTTTTCGTTTTTAGAAAAAAGTACTCCTATTGCTTACCCTCCATTGAGTCTAGACAACTCTATGTCAAAAGGCAATGTGCATTTATACGAGATGTTTCATCAGTCTGTACTGCCTTCTATTTTGAGAAACTTTGACCGTGGAGCCATGCAAAAAAGCATCGAAATTCGAATGCCTTTTATGGATTGGAGATTGGTTTCTTATGTTTTTTCGCTTCCATTAGAAAGCAAGTTAGGAGGCGGCTATACCAAGAGAATACTTAGAGATAGCATGACTGGAATTATGCCAGAAGCTATTCGTACACGAAAGTTAAAAGTAGGAATGTCTTCTCCTATGCCCAAGTGGTTTGGTAATGAACTAAAACCTTTGATTATGGATGAACTACAATCTATTGCTTTTCAAAATAACGATCTGTGGGATGCAAAAGCGATCACGGCCTTTGTTGAAAATAGGATAAAAAACAACACTTGGACTTATGAAGAGTGTATACAGTTTTGGCCTTTGTTTAACGCACATATAATAACTAAAAACTTAAATGGATAATCTAAAGTTTGCTATCGTTGGTTGTGGACGAATTGCTCAACGCCATGCTAAGCACATAAAGAATACAATGGGTTCTACCTTAGTAGCTGTTTGTGACATTGTAGAAGAAAAAGCAAATCAGTTAGGGGAAGAATATGCTGCTAAAGCGTATTATACAATAGAAGAAATGCTCAAAGATGAGCAGATTGATATTGTTTCTATTTGTAGCCCAAACGGTTGGCATGCCCAACATTCTATCTTGTCATTAAAGGCAGGAAAGCACGTGCTCTGCGAAAAACCAATGGCTATTTCTGTTTATGATTGTGGTGAAATGATTAAAACAGCAGAAAAAGCCAATAAACGTTTGTTTGTCATCAAACAGAATCGTTACAACCCACCAGTTCATGCTGTTAAACAACTGATAGAAGAGGGCAAGATGGGGAAAATTAACAGCGTACAACTTTCTTGCTTTTGGAATCGAAACGATGCTTATTATGCCAATAGTTGGAAGGGGACTAAGGATCTAGACGGTGGAACTTTATATACTCAGTTTAGTCATTTTGTCGATTTGCTGTACTACTTGGTTGGGGATGTAAAAGAGGTAAAGGCTTTTGGTGCTAATTACTGCCATCAGGGAGTCATCGAATTTGAGGATACTGGTGTAGTGATTCTTAGATTTCACAATAATGCCATTGGCACCATCAATTATACGGTTAATAGTTATGGTGGTAATATGGAAGGATCATTGACGATTTTTGGAGATAAAGGAACCGTTAAGATTGGAGGACAATACTTAAATGAACTGGAGTACCAGAAAATTGAAAATTACACCATCTCTGATTTGCCAGAAGGAAACACGGCGAATAATTATGGGCAGTATCAGGGCTCTATGTCTAATCATGACATGGTTTACAAAAATGTCGTAGATGTTTTATTGAATAGTGGTCAGATTACAACCAATATGTTTGAAGGGCTAAAAACGGTAGAAATTGTAGATCGTATTTATAATGAAATAGAAAAAAATGGCTAAGAATTATCCAGATAAGCGCTACCAATCTACCATCCGAGATGTTGTTTTTGGAGAAAATGTCACGGTAGTAGAGCCTGTCAATATTTACGAATGTGAGATTGGAGCAAATTCTTTTGTAGGCCCTTTTGTTGAAATTCAGAAAAAAGTAACGATAGGGACACAAACTAAAATACAATCTCATACATTTGTGTGCGAATTAGTAACGATTGGTGACAATTGTTTTATTGGTCATGGAGTAATGTTTATCAACGATTTATTTGAGGAGGGTGGACCTGCTATGGGAGATACTACCAAATGGAAATCTACCCATATTGGGAATGGAGTCTCTATTGGCTCTAATGCTACAATTTTGCCCGTTAGTATTTGTGCTGGTGCTGTGATTGGTGCTGGTGCTGTGGTTACAAAAAATATAACTGTTAAAGGTGTTTATGCAGGAAACCCCGCTAAATTATTAAGAAAATTATGATTCCATTTGTAGATTTAAAAGCTCAATACAATAGTATAAAAGAAGAGATAGATGAAGCTATCCAAAATGTGATTAGTCAAACTGCCTTTATTGGAGGAAGTTATGCTGCTAAATTTGAAAAAGAATTTGCTGATTTTTTAGGTGTCAACCACTGTATTGCTTGTGCCAATGGAACCGATTCTTTAGAAATTTTGCTTCAGGCTATGGGTGTCGGACAGGGGGATGAAGTGTTGGTGCCTGCCATTTCTTGGATTTCTACCTCTGAGGCGGTTTCTTCATTAGGGGCAAAACCTGTATTTGTAGATGTTGATCCCAATTTTTATACCATTGATCTGGATTTGATTGAGGCTAAAATTACCGCAAAAACTAAGGCGATTATCCCTGTTCATTTATATGGGCAGCCTGTTGATATGGTGCGCTTAATGGAAATTGCTCGCCAACATGGTCTAAAGGTCTTGGAAGATTGCGCTCAAGCACATGCGGCTGAATTTAATGGACAAAAAATAGGAACTTTTGGGGATTGTGCTTCTTTTAGTTTTTATCCAGGAAAAAACTTGGGGGCTTATGGAGATTCTGGAGGTATGGTTACCAATGACCCAGAAATTGCACGAGTAGCTCGAATGATTGCCAATCATGGACAGGAAGGAAAACACAATCATTTGATGGAAGGACGAAACAGTAGAATGGATGGGATGCAGGCGGCTATTTTATCCGTAAAATTGAAGTATTTATCAGAATGGACTGCTGCTAGAATTGCCAATGCTAAAAACTATACAGCACTTTTGAAGGATAGTGGTCTTGATTTACCTGCTGTTATTGAAAATGGAAAGCATGTTTTTCACCTATATGTAATTCGAACAAAGGATAGAACTGCATTAATGGAAAAGCTTAAAGCAGAGGGGATTGGCGTTGCTATTCATTATCCTACGGCATTGCCATTTCTAAAATGTTATGAAGCGATGAATCATCAAATTGAAGAGTTCCCCGTGGCACATCAACTCACTCAAGAAATTGTTTCTTTGCCTATGTTTGCAGAGTTAAAGCGTAGTGAAATTGAATTGGTTTGCCAACAAATTAAACAGAACTAGTATGAGGGTCTTTCAATTTGTAAAGCAGGTCACTCCCAATACAGAACAATTTGAAAAAAAATATGAAAAGGTTCTGGATTCATTGTCTTACAATGAAATGAGGGAGTTGTACTTAAATGATAGATTCTATTCTACACATATTCTAAAACCTGTATTAGATTTTGATTGGCAACAAGTAAATTATACGGTCTGGGATTATGAGCGTTTGCAACGCAAGTGGGCAGAGGAAAAAGGCTTTACATATAAAAACATAAAAGAGGTTTTATTTGCTCAAATTGAAGAGTTTAGACCAGAGGTGATTTATAACCTTCAACCTATTTACTTTTCAAAGGATGAAATTCAAAATATTTCAGGTAATCCTAAAAAAATCTGTTGGTTTGCAGCGCCTACCAATTCTAAAATGGATTTTTCGGCCTATGATATTCGATTGACCAACTTAACCTTGGATTTAAAAAATGAGGCAACCGATACCTTTAGAAACGTCTATTTTTATCCAGCGATTGATGATTGCATGAATCGATTGAGTAGCAATCAAAACAGAGATATTGATATTTTGTTTTATGGGCAGTATGTAAAGGGCTATTTTTCGAACAGAAATGCATTGATGAACCAACTAATAGACTTTAAGTTGGAATCTACTTATAATATTAAAATGCATTTGCTGTGTCAAGTAATAAAAGAACCCATTATTAATATCCCATATATTCGAGGAAAGTTCAAAAAGATGGTTTTTCCTCCTAAAAAAGTTTGGCAAAACAAGGATCATGCTTTATTTGGGGCAGATTTATATTCTACTATATCAAGAAGTAAAATTGTCGTTAATGCAGGTGTTGACTTTTCGGGAGAGCACAAAGTAAATATGCGCAATTTTGAGACAACAGGTTGTGGAGCAATGTTATTATCGGATAAAGGAATTTATCCCAAGGGGTTTGTAGCGGGGAAAAACTATGTGGCTTATGAAAATTTTAGCGACTTAGTAGAAAAAGCAACTTATTATTTGGAGCATGAACAAGAGCGTTTAACAATTGCTAATAATGGCAGAGCGGAGATAAGCCAGATTTATTCTAAAGAGAATCAATGGAATGAATTTGTGAAAATTTGCGAATCAATTGCCTAAATATACTGTAACAAAAGTTATGGATGGTTTTTACAAAGCGTTTTAGATGAGATTCGATGAAAATTACAGCCTGATAGCAGCGCTATCAAGGCGAAAATTTGAAAAAGAAGATTGCTAAAAGACTCGATTAAAAAGTATTTAGAAATTTTTGTTACAGTGTACTAAAATAGTAGACTATAATTTTATTGTGAAATGGTTGAATTAACTTCTTACTTTCCTGATTTTATAATTGTTGGGGCAGCAAAATCAGGTACCTCTTCTCTGCATAGATACTTAAGTACGCATCCAGATATTTATATGCCTAAACTTAAGGAGTTGAATTTTATGCATACCTATGGGCAGGGACCCTTGCCTATTTTGGAGCGTTTTCCTGAAATGCCAACCAATGAAATGGCTTATGCAGGGCATTTTTATGAAGCTAAGGATCATCAACAAAAGGGAGAGGCTTCGCCTTCTTATTTGATTTATTATGAGCGAACGATTGCAACCATAAAAAAATTCTATAAGGGCAAAAAAGAACCTAAAATAATTATTATTCTTAGAGAACCTATTGATAAGATTTGGTCGCATTTTAGGTTTAATAGAATGCACAAGTTAGACCCTGATTGCTTATCTTTGGAAGAAGCCCTTGAAGTAGAGTCAAAACGATTAAAAGATCCCTCTTACTTGCCAGATGTACATTATATTCATAATACCAAGTACTTGGAGCAAGTGAAGGCTTATCTTGACAACTTCGAGGAAGTAAAAGTAGTTTTATTTGATGATCTAAATGAACATCCCGTAAAGCTGATGACAGAAATCCATGCCTTTCTTGGGGTAAAAGATCTCATTCCAGAGGATTTGGGTAAAAAGTATAATAAATCAAACACGAAGGCCGTTCCTACCAATAAAATGATTGCTTGGGCAATGGAAGCAGGACTGACTAGAGTTCCTTTTCCTTTCAAAGAACAATTAAAAAATAAGTTACTGAAGAAAGAAACAATGGACGAATCTGTTCGTGCAAAATTGGTACAAATCTTTAAACCAGAAGTGGAGCAGTTACAAGAGTTGTTGGGGCAAGATTTATCGTCATGGTTAGCCAATTATTAAAAAAATTAAGGAAGCAGAAGGAAAATATTCTTTAAACTATTGAGAGCGATTACTTATTATTGTTTAAGAGCTGAAAAGCAACGCAATTATAGTTAATTTCAATTGTTCATCGTTAAAAATAGATTCCATCGTGCTGTGATGAATCAGATTTTATGTCGATTGTCTAAGCCTTAGTATTCTTTATGGTCGCCATAGGATCGATTCCACAAAACAGCCAATCCAGCTTGCTGGTTCAGGCAAGAAACACCACGTAACTAAAGCATTCGCAACGTAATTCCATTTTTTAACAATTTCAACTAAAAAAGTGTGCATCAAAAACCTCATATCATAAAATTTGACCAAATTGGCGCTCCTTCTTTGGGCTATATTAGTGTCGCTGAAGTGGCAGACAATATACCTTTTGAAATAAAAAGAGTGTATTGGACTTATTTTACACCCAATCATATCGAACGGGGCAATCATTCCCACTTGGCTTTAGAGCAAGTTATTATTAGTGTTGCAGGAATCATTTCTTTTGAATTTGAAAATGTAGAAGGGGAAATTTTTGAGTTTGTATTGGATGAGCCAAGCAAAGGTATTTATGTGCCGCCAGGTTATTGGAGAAAGATGAAATTTTCGCATAATGCTGTTTTATTGTGTATGGCTTCATTACTTTATGATGAATCTGATTATATTCGAGATTATAATACATTTAAAAACTTAGGCAACTCTGTTGACAAGAATCTAGATTAGTATGATACATGAAACGGCTTTAGTTCAATCCAAACAGATCGGAAAGGGCACGAATATTTGGCAATTTGTTGTTGTGCTTCCCAAGGCAAGCATAGGCGAAAACGTCAATATTTGTAGCCATTGTTTTATTGAAAATGATGTTACGATTGGAGATAATGTCACCATTAAATGCGGGGTGCAAGTTTGGGATGGTATTACCATTCAAGACAATGTTTTTATAGGCCCTAATGTTACCTTTACAAATGATTTGTATCCTAGATCTAAACAGTATGCGGCTGAGTGGACCAAAACAAAGATTGAGTTGGGGGCTTCAATAGGTGCAAATGCTACGATCATGGCTGGAATAACTGTTGGATCTTTTGCCATGGTTGGTGCAGGAAGTGTTGTTACCAAGGATCTTCCTCCTTATACATTGTGGTATGGGAATCCTGCTGTTCACAAAGGCTATGTGACAGAAACAGGCGAAATTTTAGATTTACAGCTATTTTCAAAACAAAAACAGGCGCAATATATTATGGTGAATGGAAAACCTGTATTACAAGATTAATACAATTCATTCATGAATTATCGTTCTCCAATATTATCTATTGGCTAATTGCCACAAAATTAGAAGTTTAATAATATGGTCAAATTCCTCGATTTACAAAAAATAAATGCTCAATACCAAGACGAACTAAAAGCTGTTACTGCTCAAATTATTGATTCTGGTTGGTATATTTTGGGAAATTCAGTTGCTCAATTTGAAGCTGATTTTGCAGCCTACTGCAAGGTAAAGCATTGCATAGGAGTAGCAAATGGTTTAGATGCTTTGATTCTTGTTTTACGAGCTTATAAAATGCTGGGAAAACTACAGGATGGAGATGAAGTAATTGTGCCTGCCAATACCTTTATTGCTACCGTACTAGCAATTAGTGAAAATGGTTTGGTTCCTGTATTTGTTGAACCACAGGAAGCTACTTTTAACATCAATGTTGCTAAGATAGAAGCGGCAATTAGCCCCAAAACAAAAGTAATCATGCCCGTTCATTTGTATGGGCAGGCCGTGGATATGGCTACGGTTATGTCTATAGCCCAAAAGCATAATTTATTGGTATTGGAAGATGCTGCTCAGGCTCATGGTGCGTATTGGGGAGCTAAAAAGACAGGAAATTGGGGGCATGCAGCTGGATTTTCTTTCTATCCTGGCAAAAATCTTGGTGCTTTAGGAGACGGAGGAGCGGTGACAACCAATGATGATGAGTTGGCAAAAATGGTTAGAATCTTACGCAATTATGGCTCTGAAAAAAAATACCACAATCAGGTAGTTGGAATGAACAGCCGATTGGACGAGTTGCAGGCGGGAATATTATCGGTTAAGTTGGCTTATTTGGATCAAGAAACGAAGGTGAGAAGGGCAATTGCTAAACGATACAATGATGAAATAAAGAACCCTTTAATTACATTGCCAGAATGGAATCAAGAAGAATGGGGGCATGTATTCCATCTTTATGTGATTCGTTGCCAACATCGAACAGCATTGCAAGAATACCTTAGTGAAAACGAGATTCAAACGGTTATTCATTACCCCATTCCTCCGCACAAGCAAGCAGCATATCAAGCATGGAACGAGGACTCTTATCCTTTAACGGAAACCATCCACGAAGAAGTATTGAGTATTCCAATTAGCCCAGTGTTGACAGAGGAAGAAGTGACCGAAGTAATCCAAAAGATCAACAACTTTACGATTTAATGAAGAGCTGGGATATTGATATAGCGCTACATGAGTTACTTGTTCATCGAGCAGAACAATTATACCAAACAAAAGCGTATAAAAAAGCAGCGGAGCTGATTGCTGAAATCGCTGCTTTTGAAGCAAGCAATTATATTGGCTATTTGTCTTCTATTCGATTGGAAGAGTTATTAGTAAAGATTGCTGCTGAATTATTCCCAATAGCCAATTATAAAAGAAAAGAAACCGCACAAAGGAAAGTACTACACATCGGGACTCGATTCTATAATATAGGTGGGCATA from Aureispira anguillae encodes:
- a CDS encoding glycosyltransferase family protein yields the protein MRVFQFVKQVTPNTEQFEKKYEKVLDSLSYNEMRELYLNDRFYSTHILKPVLDFDWQQVNYTVWDYERLQRKWAEEKGFTYKNIKEVLFAQIEEFRPEVIYNLQPIYFSKDEIQNISGNPKKICWFAAPTNSKMDFSAYDIRLTNLTLDLKNEATDTFRNVYFYPAIDDCMNRLSSNQNRDIDILFYGQYVKGYFSNRNALMNQLIDFKLESTYNIKMHLLCQVIKEPIINIPYIRGKFKKMVFPPKKVWQNKDHALFGADLYSTISRSKIVVNAGVDFSGEHKVNMRNFETTGCGAMLLSDKGIYPKGFVAGKNYVAYENFSDLVEKATYYLEHEQERLTIANNGRAEISQIYSKENQWNEFVKICESIA
- a CDS encoding sugar 3,4-ketoisomerase produces the protein MHQKPHIIKFDQIGAPSLGYISVAEVADNIPFEIKRVYWTYFTPNHIERGNHSHLALEQVIISVAGIISFEFENVEGEIFEFVLDEPSKGIYVPPGYWRKMKFSHNAVLLCMASLLYDESDYIRDYNTFKNLGNSVDKNLD
- a CDS encoding DegT/DnrJ/EryC1/StrS family aminotransferase, coding for MIPFVDLKAQYNSIKEEIDEAIQNVISQTAFIGGSYAAKFEKEFADFLGVNHCIACANGTDSLEILLQAMGVGQGDEVLVPAISWISTSEAVSSLGAKPVFVDVDPNFYTIDLDLIEAKITAKTKAIIPVHLYGQPVDMVRLMEIARQHGLKVLEDCAQAHAAEFNGQKIGTFGDCASFSFYPGKNLGAYGDSGGMVTNDPEIARVARMIANHGQEGKHNHLMEGRNSRMDGMQAAILSVKLKYLSEWTAARIANAKNYTALLKDSGLDLPAVIENGKHVFHLYVIRTKDRTALMEKLKAEGIGVAIHYPTALPFLKCYEAMNHQIEEFPVAHQLTQEIVSLPMFAELKRSEIELVCQQIKQN
- a CDS encoding DegT/DnrJ/EryC1/StrS family aminotransferase, with the translated sequence MVKFLDLQKINAQYQDELKAVTAQIIDSGWYILGNSVAQFEADFAAYCKVKHCIGVANGLDALILVLRAYKMLGKLQDGDEVIVPANTFIATVLAISENGLVPVFVEPQEATFNINVAKIEAAISPKTKVIMPVHLYGQAVDMATVMSIAQKHNLLVLEDAAQAHGAYWGAKKTGNWGHAAGFSFYPGKNLGALGDGGAVTTNDDELAKMVRILRNYGSEKKYHNQVVGMNSRLDELQAGILSVKLAYLDQETKVRRAIAKRYNDEIKNPLITLPEWNQEEWGHVFHLYVIRCQHRTALQEYLSENEIQTVIHYPIPPHKQAAYQAWNEDSYPLTETIHEEVLSIPISPVLTEEEVTEVIQKINNFTI
- a CDS encoding acyltransferase; the encoded protein is MAKNYPDKRYQSTIRDVVFGENVTVVEPVNIYECEIGANSFVGPFVEIQKKVTIGTQTKIQSHTFVCELVTIGDNCFIGHGVMFINDLFEEGGPAMGDTTKWKSTHIGNGVSIGSNATILPVSICAGAVIGAGAVVTKNITVKGVYAGNPAKLLRKL
- a CDS encoding sulfotransferase — translated: MVELTSYFPDFIIVGAAKSGTSSLHRYLSTHPDIYMPKLKELNFMHTYGQGPLPILERFPEMPTNEMAYAGHFYEAKDHQQKGEASPSYLIYYERTIATIKKFYKGKKEPKIIIILREPIDKIWSHFRFNRMHKLDPDCLSLEEALEVESKRLKDPSYLPDVHYIHNTKYLEQVKAYLDNFEEVKVVLFDDLNEHPVKLMTEIHAFLGVKDLIPEDLGKKYNKSNTKAVPTNKMIAWAMEAGLTRVPFPFKEQLKNKLLKKETMDESVRAKLVQIFKPEVEQLQELLGQDLSSWLANY
- the asnB gene encoding asparagine synthase (glutamine-hydrolyzing) — protein: MCGISGVVYFNEIEVSHEIISDFNNQLVHRGPDGYDVWVDKDLNIGLGHRRLSILDLSEKASQPMSFANDRYWMVYNGEVYNFIELRDELTKLGHSFRSDSDSEVVLAAYTEWGGDCVNRFNGMWAIAILDRHKKELFLSRDRFGIKPFYYTNANGVFAFASESIAFHKLHGFKKEFHKNNLLYNITNPYSLEGTGQTIYKDLYQINAGHSAVLDLKTGAFNEYQWWDTFKNQVEVPTKYEDQVAVFRELVEDATRIRMRSDVPLASALSGGVDSSAVYCLINHIMKKQDVRRVHSDWQKAYNIGFPGSIFDESHFAQQVIDYTGGQGRFLLPDYSNLVDDIVASTLLFDNIYNIPIYPLSMVYGGMQQDGYKISMDGHGVDEMMFGYRASIKGVYRDALQSGNKEQEQAIRETYIGMFPKEEQSKQAKLLEALGHTQKEKLNLLQRGIRKVGRFLNQEKPSPSFFSFLEKSTPIAYPPLSLDNSMSKGNVHLYEMFHQSVLPSILRNFDRGAMQKSIEIRMPFMDWRLVSYVFSLPLESKLGGGYTKRILRDSMTGIMPEAIRTRKLKVGMSSPMPKWFGNELKPLIMDELQSIAFQNNDLWDAKAITAFVENRIKNNTWTYEECIQFWPLFNAHIITKNLNG
- a CDS encoding acyltransferase; this encodes MIHETALVQSKQIGKGTNIWQFVVVLPKASIGENVNICSHCFIENDVTIGDNVTIKCGVQVWDGITIQDNVFIGPNVTFTNDLYPRSKQYAAEWTKTKIELGASIGANATIMAGITVGSFAMVGAGSVVTKDLPPYTLWYGNPAVHKGYVTETGEILDLQLFSKQKQAQYIMVNGKPVLQD
- a CDS encoding Gfo/Idh/MocA family protein, which gives rise to MDNLKFAIVGCGRIAQRHAKHIKNTMGSTLVAVCDIVEEKANQLGEEYAAKAYYTIEEMLKDEQIDIVSICSPNGWHAQHSILSLKAGKHVLCEKPMAISVYDCGEMIKTAEKANKRLFVIKQNRYNPPVHAVKQLIEEGKMGKINSVQLSCFWNRNDAYYANSWKGTKDLDGGTLYTQFSHFVDLLYYLVGDVKEVKAFGANYCHQGVIEFEDTGVVILRFHNNAIGTINYTVNSYGGNMEGSLTIFGDKGTVKIGGQYLNELEYQKIENYTISDLPEGNTANNYGQYQGSMSNHDMVYKNVVDVLLNSGQITTNMFEGLKTVEIVDRIYNEIEKNG